From one Bacteroidota bacterium genomic stretch:
- a CDS encoding tetratricopeptide repeat protein translates to MKKNMLSTSKITSYTLILFLFIISSCVRPQVTLQKEIEKEEAALNFDSMPVPDRAKAEQLIALYLKYANEYQDDTLSPSYLFKAGELHVATGKFNEALDLFGRVQRYPNYNKVAAALFLQGFVAENHLRDTTKARNYYEKFIDTYPQHELAGDARTMLQQLSLSPEALIELFEKNNAGMDTVSNSVN, encoded by the coding sequence ATGAAAAAAAATATGTTGAGTACTTCGAAGATCACTTCTTATACGCTTATCCTCTTCTTATTTATTATTAGCTCCTGTGTGCGTCCGCAGGTGACTTTGCAAAAGGAAATTGAAAAAGAAGAGGCCGCGTTGAATTTCGATTCGATGCCTGTTCCTGATCGTGCGAAAGCGGAACAACTGATTGCCCTCTACCTGAAATATGCGAACGAATACCAGGACGATACCCTTTCTCCTTCTTATTTGTTTAAAGCGGGAGAGTTACATGTCGCCACCGGAAAGTTTAATGAAGCCCTCGATCTCTTCGGCAGAGTGCAACGTTATCCGAATTATAATAAAGTAGCAGCCGCTTTGTTCCTGCAGGGTTTTGTGGCAGAGAATCATTTGCGGGATACGACGAAGGCCAGAAATTATTATGAGAAATTTATTGATACTTATCCTCAGCATGAACTGGCAGGCGATGCAAGAACGATGCTGCAACAGTTGAGTCTGAGTCCGGAAGCATTGATTGAATTGTTCGAGAAGAATAATGCAGGAATGGATACCGTATCGAATTCCGTAAATTAA
- a CDS encoding SprB repeat-containing protein: MKRSVSIIALLLFVVMSAFSQSGRGKLTGAELFFDTDPGFGNGVALTFNPGIDSSFRAAVHSLSSSLSPGLHTVNVRLRDSLSNWGPVFKTTLIVENALTARNIGCIIARAYWDNNTAIAQPLIIFNGNASNALNTFINSSSLYTFSTPGLHKLSVQVMGVDGNYGASYSTMVNFEQELINQRIISAAIGRIYWDNNPGASSGLVIFNGNAGNAFNDFINSTAIPSFGNGGLHKLNVQLLDAAGNGNYGPAFSTVVKFDEVLTNTASQKITEGRVWLDNDNPPAIGNFIAVDGNFNDAIENAMQTLIASSLGMHIINVQVRDSANGWGPVFKTAISVENPLSYRNIQITLAQLFWDNDSLSAVNLLAFDGNYSDAIEEALASGVNVPPSGIHTLNVRYRDIAGNWSRNFKTTMVIETPVSSRSIKVTEGEVRIDNNPPAIIIGLNGNFNQALEEMQSFLLSGPLSPGLHTINVRIKGMDNNWGNYFTTTVLMSPCSSTPMPVVSVSGPLEFCMGGSVTLTANSGFNSYTWLRDNIVVGNSSSFLATISGAYTVVVTDTTNCPNASLPINVIVHDPEVTISASSTYCQSTVDSLVASSGFNSYQWSAGSSTAKQLITSGGTYTVTVTDAFGCTDTTSITINALTPPAAPVISANGPLSFCPGSNVTLSSDIINNISWSNGLTIPSFTTDTTGQYVITVTGSNGCTNSTTVSTLRFDSAQATLQVAGPLVYCHDEPSTLIANSSSQYSWSNGETTQTIQPLISGNYTVSIQDSNGCFATSSVVSLTVNPNPTVPVISPNGPLSFCNGGSVTLQSTPGIQHLWSNGSTTSAIVVTQSAVLVDTVINEFGCKSWSLPVTVDVHPSASISANGPTTLCYGDTLTLTAHPDTGVRYDWQNGATTQQVLITSTTSANVIVTETLTGCSDTAYVNVVVNNLPLGTITAAGPTLVCSGSAFTINASGSPHSKFQWFYNGQPITYAVYSGSCSCYLSYNVYGYTYSSTIPGVYSALAIDTLTGCTQFTNSITYAVQVPAVPVISANGGTTLCINANTLLSSSPAVSYLWSTGATTQSVIASAAGLYTVTTTDNLGCTATSVPTPVTFYPTASITASGSTTLCTGESVNLTAHPTGTYLWSNGATTASLTGIDTSGTFTVTVTDVNGCSSVSPPVNVIVNALPSGSISASGSTTVCLGNNVGINATGSPHTIFKWYFNGSPVYYYLTTIQVTGYSFNASSSGNYSALVYDTLTGCSVFTNVIAVQVNPLPQAHIAQLTPVLCFGGNDASLQASGSGTTEPYSFNWNTGSANAIISSLAAGSYIVTVADINGCTDADTFAIGQPTPVAPVLIPQVYTGGYNISCFLGNDGSLSLSAGGTPPYTYSWSTGSTTSTLSSLISGTYSVIVEDVNGCTGMDDIILIGPQPLTIQLTPSLYTGGFNISCANDSTGSVSSSLSGGTGAMSWLWSTGATTSSATNLTAGTYTVTITDSTGCSASNFITLTEPSAITLNSTVSMYNGYNVSCHGSTDGIINLNISGGIPGYHYVWNDSVTTKDRSGLSAGVYTVQVYDTNMCLLTATFTLNEPDSIVVLTTGSLLNCYGDANGTVHAEASGGNGPYTYLWSDGTANPDANGLEAGIYQVTVTDSRGCTRVTTAEVQQPQELIGYAFGTYIDCGTQIGLLSVTASGGNSPYTFLWSNGSTAAFQTNQPVGNYSVTVTDAQGCIDTAFAIILNPPDLFAVIPNSNVQCENSNDGTLTVVPSGGVTPYMYLWNTGATTPTINNLAVGTYTVIVTDANGCTAIATANVIPLTLITSTFTPFTSCTGGPNTITVSGNGGLAPYTYLWNTGATTPMISNVTNGAYTVTVTDANGCIGIDTTNYTGFVVTASGPTVFCQGDSVILTATGGSNYLWSTGATTASITVHSTGSFTVAVDGCNSGTTINTLVTYCQQNINLKVYIEGFYNPATDSMIAVLDPVNLPLVCDSISVSLVDSASLQTHGVVNDIISTTGNGSFYFGSLLPGKYYYIVVKHRNSIETWSKTPFLFLTPGMNFDFTAP, encoded by the coding sequence ATGAAACGTAGTGTAAGCATAATTGCTTTATTGCTGTTCGTTGTCATGTCTGCTTTTTCTCAAAGCGGACGTGGGAAGCTGACGGGTGCGGAATTGTTTTTCGATACCGACCCCGGTTTTGGGAATGGCGTTGCGCTCACCTTTAACCCGGGTATAGACAGTTCATTTCGCGCCGCGGTGCATTCCTTGTCGTCTTCTTTATCTCCCGGCCTGCATACGGTAAATGTCCGGTTAAGGGACTCACTGAGTAACTGGGGACCTGTTTTTAAAACTACGCTTATTGTCGAAAATGCGCTCACTGCAAGGAATATTGGTTGCATCATCGCCCGGGCCTATTGGGATAATAATACGGCTATTGCACAACCGCTCATCATTTTTAATGGTAACGCCTCCAATGCGCTGAATACTTTTATTAACTCCTCTTCTCTCTATACCTTTTCAACGCCGGGTCTGCATAAGTTGAGTGTGCAGGTCATGGGTGTGGATGGTAATTATGGTGCTTCTTACTCTACCATGGTAAATTTCGAGCAGGAACTGATAAATCAAAGAATAATTTCTGCGGCTATCGGTCGTATTTACTGGGATAATAATCCCGGTGCTTCTTCAGGACTTGTGATCTTCAATGGAAATGCAGGAAATGCCTTTAATGATTTCATCAATTCAACGGCTATTCCTTCATTTGGGAATGGAGGTTTGCATAAATTAAATGTGCAATTGCTCGATGCAGCGGGGAACGGTAATTATGGTCCTGCATTTTCAACAGTGGTGAAGTTCGATGAGGTTTTGACGAATACCGCTTCGCAAAAGATTACCGAAGGAAGAGTGTGGCTGGATAATGATAATCCTCCTGCGATTGGAAATTTTATTGCTGTCGATGGTAACTTCAACGATGCCATCGAAAATGCAATGCAAACCCTTATTGCATCTTCGCTTGGAATGCATATCATCAATGTCCAGGTTCGTGATTCTGCGAATGGCTGGGGACCGGTTTTTAAAACGGCTATCAGTGTCGAAAATCCGCTCTCGTACAGAAATATACAAATTACATTAGCGCAATTGTTTTGGGATAATGATAGTCTTTCTGCAGTTAATTTATTGGCCTTTGATGGCAATTACTCCGATGCCATTGAAGAAGCTTTGGCGAGTGGAGTAAATGTTCCACCTTCCGGCATACATACACTGAACGTCCGTTACAGAGATATTGCAGGGAACTGGAGTCGTAATTTTAAAACCACAATGGTTATTGAAACACCGGTTTCTTCCAGAAGTATCAAAGTCACGGAAGGGGAGGTGAGGATCGACAATAATCCACCTGCCATCATCATTGGCTTAAATGGAAATTTTAATCAGGCGCTTGAAGAAATGCAATCGTTCCTGCTGAGCGGCCCTCTGAGCCCCGGACTGCATACGATAAATGTCAGAATAAAAGGCATGGACAATAATTGGGGAAATTATTTCACCACTACGGTGCTAATGTCTCCCTGCTCATCGACTCCTATGCCGGTCGTTAGTGTATCGGGTCCGTTGGAATTCTGTATGGGTGGAAGTGTTACGCTCACAGCAAATTCGGGCTTCAATTCTTACACATGGTTAAGAGATAATATTGTGGTGGGCAATAGTTCATCCTTCCTTGCCACAATTTCCGGTGCCTATACTGTGGTGGTGACGGATACCACCAATTGTCCGAATGCGTCTCTTCCGATTAATGTTATTGTTCATGATCCGGAAGTGACCATCTCCGCAAGCAGCACTTATTGCCAGAGTACAGTGGATAGCCTCGTGGCTTCTTCCGGATTTAATTCCTATCAATGGTCTGCCGGTTCCAGCACTGCAAAACAACTGATTACCTCAGGTGGAACATATACCGTTACCGTGACCGATGCATTCGGCTGTACGGATACTACTTCAATCACCATTAATGCATTAACCCCTCCGGCTGCTCCGGTGATATCAGCAAATGGTCCCTTGTCATTTTGTCCCGGCAGCAACGTGACGCTCTCTTCTGATATTATTAATAATATTTCCTGGAGCAATGGTTTGACTATTCCTTCTTTCACAACTGATACTACAGGACAATACGTCATTACGGTTACCGGTTCCAATGGCTGCACCAATTCCACAACTGTATCCACCTTACGCTTCGATTCTGCACAAGCGACGTTACAGGTAGCAGGTCCATTGGTGTATTGCCATGATGAGCCATCTACACTTATAGCCAATAGCTCCAGCCAGTATTCATGGTCTAACGGAGAGACAACGCAGACGATACAACCTCTTATAAGCGGGAATTATACGGTTTCCATCCAGGATTCTAACGGATGTTTTGCTACTTCTTCAGTGGTGAGTTTAACTGTAAATCCAAATCCGACAGTACCTGTCATTTCTCCTAACGGACCACTTTCCTTCTGCAATGGCGGAAGTGTTACACTGCAATCCACACCCGGAATTCAACATCTTTGGAGTAATGGCAGCACCACTAGTGCTATAGTTGTAACACAATCCGCAGTACTTGTCGATACGGTGATCAATGAATTCGGGTGCAAATCATGGTCCCTGCCGGTTACAGTTGATGTTCATCCATCTGCAAGTATTTCCGCTAACGGACCTACCACTTTATGTTATGGAGATACACTAACACTGACTGCTCATCCGGACACCGGTGTGAGGTACGATTGGCAGAACGGAGCGACAACGCAACAAGTATTGATCACTTCAACTACATCCGCAAACGTCATCGTTACCGAAACATTAACCGGATGCAGCGACACCGCTTATGTGAATGTCGTCGTTAATAATTTGCCGTTAGGAACGATCACTGCTGCAGGTCCGACACTGGTTTGTTCAGGAAGCGCCTTTACTATCAATGCCAGTGGTTCACCGCATAGTAAATTCCAATGGTTCTATAACGGACAACCGATCACCTATGCAGTGTACAGTGGTAGCTGCAGTTGCTATCTCAGTTATAACGTTTACGGCTATACTTACTCATCAACAATACCGGGAGTGTATTCAGCTCTTGCGATCGACACATTGACAGGATGCACACAGTTTACAAATAGTATCACCTATGCTGTCCAGGTGCCTGCTGTACCTGTTATTTCCGCGAATGGTGGAACTACTTTATGCATCAATGCCAATACGCTCTTATCATCAAGTCCTGCGGTATCCTACCTTTGGAGTACAGGAGCGACAACGCAATCCGTAATTGCATCTGCTGCCGGATTATATACCGTTACCACGACCGATAATCTCGGATGTACTGCTACTTCCGTTCCAACGCCGGTGACTTTTTACCCCACCGCAAGCATTACAGCCTCGGGATCAACAACACTTTGTACAGGTGAATCGGTGAATCTTACCGCGCATCCTACCGGCACCTATTTATGGTCCAATGGTGCGACCACTGCAAGTCTTACCGGTATTGATACAAGTGGCACTTTTACCGTTACTGTAACTGATGTCAATGGATGTTCTTCAGTTTCTCCTCCTGTGAATGTCATCGTCAACGCTCTTCCTTCCGGTTCCATTTCAGCATCCGGATCAACCACAGTTTGCCTCGGCAATAATGTAGGGATTAACGCTACCGGCTCACCGCATACTATATTTAAATGGTATTTTAACGGAAGTCCTGTTTATTATTACCTCACCACTATTCAGGTGACAGGGTATAGTTTTAATGCTTCTTCTTCCGGAAACTATTCTGCACTCGTTTATGATACGTTAACCGGTTGTTCTGTTTTTACAAATGTCATCGCTGTACAGGTTAATCCGCTTCCGCAGGCGCATATCGCTCAGTTGACACCTGTATTATGCTTTGGTGGAAATGATGCTTCCTTACAGGCTTCCGGATCAGGAACTACCGAGCCTTATAGTTTTAACTGGAACACCGGCTCTGCGAATGCGATCATCTCTTCGTTGGCTGCAGGTTCCTATATTGTTACAGTTGCAGATATCAACGGATGTACAGATGCCGATACATTTGCGATTGGCCAACCAACACCCGTTGCTCCTGTATTAATCCCGCAGGTATATACCGGAGGGTATAACATTTCATGTTTCTTAGGTAATGATGGCAGCTTATCTCTGTCTGCCGGCGGGACCCCGCCCTATACCTATTCATGGAGTACAGGAAGCACCACTTCAACACTTTCTTCATTAATCTCCGGAACTTATTCGGTCATAGTGGAGGATGTTAACGGATGTACCGGTATGGATGATATTATTTTAATTGGACCACAACCTTTAACTATTCAATTAACACCTTCTCTGTATACCGGAGGATTTAATATCAGTTGTGCGAATGATAGTACCGGAAGTGTTTCCTCGTCGCTCTCAGGAGGTACAGGCGCGATGTCCTGGCTTTGGTCAACGGGTGCTACGACTTCATCCGCAACAAATCTCACTGCAGGAACCTATACGGTAACCATTACCGATTCCACAGGATGCTCCGCTTCAAATTTTATTACGCTTACCGAACCATCTGCCATCACGTTGAATTCAACTGTTTCAATGTACAACGGATATAATGTGAGTTGTCATGGAAGCACCGACGGAATAATTAATCTTAATATTTCAGGAGGAATACCAGGATATCATTATGTCTGGAATGATTCCGTCACTACCAAGGATCGAAGTGGTCTCTCCGCGGGTGTTTATACCGTGCAGGTCTATGATACCAATATGTGTTTGTTGACCGCCACCTTTACCCTGAACGAACCGGATAGTATTGTAGTGTTAACTACCGGAAGTCTGCTCAATTGTTATGGTGATGCGAATGGCACGGTGCATGCGGAAGCCAGCGGCGGAAATGGTCCCTACACTTATTTATGGTCGGATGGGACAGCCAATCCAGATGCCAACGGATTGGAAGCCGGCATCTATCAGGTAACGGTAACGGATAGCCGTGGATGTACCAGGGTAACTACCGCGGAAGTCCAGCAACCTCAGGAACTCATCGGCTATGCCTTTGGAACTTATATTGATTGCGGAACACAAATAGGCTTATTGTCGGTCACCGCTTCCGGGGGAAATTCACCTTATACCTTCCTCTGGAGTAATGGATCCACAGCAGCCTTCCAGACCAATCAACCGGTCGGTAATTACAGCGTGACGGTGACGGATGCGCAGGGTTGTATAGATACTGCCTTCGCGATTATTCTCAATCCTCCGGATCTCTTTGCCGTGATACCGAACTCCAATGTACAATGCGAGAATTCTAATGATGGTACGCTCACAGTTGTTCCGAGCGGTGGAGTGACTCCCTATATGTATTTATGGAATACAGGGGCCACAACACCGACCATCAACAATCTGGCTGTAGGAACATATACGGTAATTGTCACCGATGCCAACGGATGTACTGCTATTGCAACGGCGAACGTCATTCCGCTCACATTAATCACAAGTACATTCACACCCTTCACTTCCTGCACGGGCGGACCCAATACGATTACGGTTTCCGGCAATGGAGGTTTAGCACCCTATACTTATCTCTGGAACACAGGAGCCACCACGCCAATGATCTCTAATGTCACCAATGGAGCGTATACAGTAACCGTTACGGATGCAAACGGATGTATTGGCATTGACACGACGAACTATACGGGCTTCGTAGTAACAGCGAGCGGACCTACTGTATTTTGTCAGGGAGATTCCGTCATACTCACAGCAACGGGTGGCAGCAATTATCTCTGGAGTACAGGGGCTACCACAGCGTCCATCACCGTTCATTCAACAGGAAGTTTCACCGTTGCCGTGGATGGTTGCAATTCCGGAACTACAATCAATACCCTGGTCACCTATTGCCAGCAGAACATCAACCTCAAAGTTTACATTGAAGGTTTCTACAATCCTGCCACCGATAGTATGATCGCCGTCCTGGATCCCGTAAACCTGCCCCTCGTTTGTGATTCCATTTCGGTTTCATTGGTGGATTCTGCATCCCTACAAACACATGGTGTAGTAAATGATATCATCAGCACCACGGGCAACGGTTCCTTCTATTTTGGTTCACTATTACCGGGCAAGTATTATTACATTGTAGTAAAACACCGCAACTCCATTGAAACATGGAGCAAAACTCCATTCTTGTTTTTGACGCCGGGGATGAATTTTGATTTTACTGCGCCTTGA
- a CDS encoding SDR family oxidoreductase — MGQKTVIITGAGSGIGKACAVAFAKAGYQVVIGGRRLDKLDAVADDLIRNGHQVLSVQCDVSKEEDCRKLVDETVKRFGAVDVLINNAGISMRALFADLDLNVLRKVMDTNFWGAVYCTKFALPHLLKSKGSVVGISSIAGKKGLPGRTGYSASKFALEGFLETLRTENLKNDLHVLVACPGFTASDIRTSALAADGSQQGESPREESGMMSSEEVAENILKAVQNRKRDLVLSFNGKLTVFLNKFIPGRLDKMVYKHMAKEPGSPFK; from the coding sequence GTGGGACAAAAAACTGTGATTATCACCGGCGCCGGTTCAGGTATTGGAAAAGCCTGTGCTGTGGCCTTTGCGAAAGCCGGTTATCAGGTGGTGATAGGAGGGCGGAGATTGGATAAACTGGATGCCGTGGCTGATGATCTGATCAGAAATGGTCATCAGGTGCTCTCCGTGCAATGTGATGTCAGCAAGGAGGAAGATTGCCGGAAACTGGTGGATGAAACGGTGAAGCGGTTTGGTGCAGTGGATGTCCTGATCAATAATGCGGGCATTTCGATGCGGGCCTTGTTTGCTGACCTCGATCTGAACGTGCTGCGAAAGGTAATGGATACCAATTTCTGGGGTGCCGTGTATTGTACGAAGTTCGCATTGCCTCATCTGCTGAAAAGCAAGGGCAGTGTGGTGGGCATTTCTTCTATTGCCGGAAAGAAGGGCTTGCCGGGACGTACAGGTTATTCTGCCTCCAAATTTGCACTGGAAGGTTTTCTGGAGACCCTGCGCACCGAGAACCTGAAGAATGATTTACATGTGCTGGTCGCTTGTCCCGGATTTACGGCCTCTGATATCAGAACTTCCGCGCTGGCCGCAGATGGTTCACAGCAGGGAGAAAGTCCGCGGGAGGAATCCGGTATGATGAGTTCGGAGGAAGTAGCGGAGAATATCCTCAAAGCCGTGCAAAACCGGAAACGTGACCTTGTGCTTTCCTTCAATGGAAAACTAACGGTGTTTCTGAATAAATTTATCCCGGGCCGATTGGATAAAATGGTGTATAAACACATGGCCAAAGAACCCGGGTCTCCCTTCAAATGA
- a CDS encoding helix-turn-helix transcriptional regulator — protein MTDKSLSNWVAMSDKALAERIGVFVKYHRLEQNKTQDHLAAAAGISRSTLSLLERGETVTLATLIQVLRVLDQLQFMNAFLVEENISPLALAKLEKEKRKRASGRKEENENESEW, from the coding sequence ATGACTGATAAATCACTCAGTAATTGGGTTGCAATGAGCGATAAAGCTTTAGCGGAACGAATTGGCGTTTTTGTAAAGTATCATCGTCTGGAGCAGAATAAAACGCAAGATCATCTGGCTGCAGCCGCCGGTATCAGTCGTTCAACGCTAAGTTTGTTGGAAAGAGGGGAGACGGTTACCCTTGCTACATTAATACAGGTGTTAAGGGTATTGGATCAACTGCAATTCATGAATGCGTTTCTTGTAGAGGAAAATATAAGCCCACTTGCTTTGGCAAAATTGGAAAAAGAAAAACGCAAACGGGCCAGTGGCAGGAAGGAAGAAAATGAGAACGAATCAGAATGGTAA
- a CDS encoding glycosyltransferase family 2 protein — MTTDLSIIVPIYNEQENINKLYLRLKAVAEGMKVSHEFVFINDGSRDNSLSLIKELAAKDKSVKYINFSRNFGHQIAVTAGIDHVKGNAVVIIDADLQDPPELIPEMYAKMKDGFQVVYARRRRRAGESLLKKFTAKMFYRILAGITSIDIPVDTGDFRIMDKVIVDVLREMPEQQKFLRGQISWIGFKQTYVEYDRDERHAGETGYTYKKMIRFALDGITSFSNLPLKFATIAGFVVSGITFLVILYALYARFIAKDYVPGWTSLILAVLFIGGVQLITIGIIGEYISRLSANVRNRPLYIKSDTNIEG, encoded by the coding sequence ATGACAACAGATCTTTCCATCATAGTTCCAATTTATAACGAACAGGAGAATATCAATAAGCTCTATCTGCGATTAAAAGCTGTGGCAGAAGGGATGAAAGTCTCTCATGAATTTGTTTTTATTAACGACGGGAGCAGGGACAATTCACTTTCCTTAATCAAGGAACTTGCAGCGAAAGACAAGAGCGTAAAATACATCAATTTCAGCCGGAACTTCGGACACCAGATCGCGGTGACTGCCGGTATAGACCACGTTAAAGGAAATGCTGTAGTCATCATCGATGCCGATTTGCAGGATCCTCCTGAATTGATTCCGGAGATGTATGCGAAGATGAAAGATGGTTTCCAGGTCGTTTATGCCCGCAGGAGAAGAAGAGCGGGAGAGAGCCTTTTAAAGAAGTTTACGGCAAAGATGTTTTACCGGATATTGGCCGGCATTACCTCTATCGATATTCCTGTAGACACCGGCGACTTCCGCATCATGGATAAAGTGATTGTAGATGTCTTGCGCGAGATGCCCGAGCAACAGAAATTCCTTCGCGGACAAATTTCCTGGATTGGATTCAAACAGACCTATGTGGAATACGACAGAGATGAACGCCATGCAGGTGAGACAGGATACACGTATAAAAAAATGATTCGCTTCGCCCTCGATGGCATTACCTCTTTTTCAAATCTTCCACTCAAGTTCGCTACCATCGCCGGCTTTGTCGTTTCCGGAATCACCTTCCTTGTCATTCTTTACGCCCTCTACGCCCGCTTCATTGCCAAGGATTACGTTCCGGGTTGGACCTCATTGATTCTCGCCGTACTGTTCATCGGTGGCGTGCAACTGATCACCATCGGTATCATCGGCGAATACATCAGTCGTTTGAGCGCGAACGTGAGAAACCGACCGCTGTATATTAAGAGTGATACGAATATTGAGGGGTGA
- a CDS encoding type II toxin-antitoxin system HipA family toxin, whose amino-acid sequence MNVASVKIWDKEVGAVAWNEAKGYATFEYHPSFKQFGWDLAPMKMPIGFSTNQFAFPELRADKNAANNSFRGLPGMLADVLPDKYGNQLINMWLAQHGRLPESMNPVEMLCFIGRRGMGALEFEPTILNESKRTFSLEIDHLVDVAQKMLGKRQAFKTNWHKSDEQAILDILKIGTSAGGARPKAVIAWNEKTGEVKSGQTNAPKGFEHWLIKLDGVSDVQLGASKGYGRVEMAYYNMAIASGINMMPSRLLEENGRAHFITKRFDREGSDTKHHVQTFYALKHFDFNLVNSFSYEQLFQTMRELKLNYPDAEQMFRRMVFNVIARNCDDHTKNFSFLLKKSGKWSLAPAYDICHAYRPGSDWVSQQALSINGKRKDINRKDLLLIGASIKCKQAAAIIDEICETVMQWKKFAKEVDVQPKLRDEIFRTHLRI is encoded by the coding sequence ATGAATGTAGCATCAGTTAAAATATGGGATAAAGAAGTGGGTGCTGTAGCCTGGAATGAGGCGAAAGGCTATGCCACATTTGAATATCATCCTTCGTTCAAACAATTTGGCTGGGATTTGGCACCAATGAAAATGCCTATTGGATTTTCCACAAATCAATTTGCTTTTCCTGAACTCAGGGCAGACAAAAACGCTGCTAATAATTCCTTCAGAGGACTCCCGGGAATGTTAGCCGATGTCTTGCCCGATAAATATGGAAATCAACTGATCAATATGTGGCTGGCACAACATGGTCGATTACCGGAAAGTATGAATCCTGTGGAAATGCTCTGCTTTATTGGTAGGCGGGGTATGGGTGCTTTGGAATTTGAACCTACTATTCTAAATGAAAGCAAGAGGACCTTTTCCTTAGAGATAGATCATCTGGTGGATGTTGCTCAAAAAATGTTGGGGAAACGTCAAGCATTCAAAACCAATTGGCATAAAAGTGATGAACAAGCAATACTTGACATCTTAAAAATAGGTACCTCTGCCGGGGGTGCACGTCCAAAAGCAGTTATAGCCTGGAATGAAAAAACCGGAGAAGTAAAATCAGGGCAGACAAATGCCCCAAAAGGATTCGAACATTGGCTGATAAAACTTGATGGAGTGAGTGATGTGCAACTGGGAGCCAGTAAAGGGTATGGACGCGTGGAAATGGCGTATTACAATATGGCAATAGCTAGTGGAATAAACATGATGCCATCCCGACTATTGGAAGAAAACGGTCGTGCTCATTTTATCACCAAGCGATTTGACAGAGAAGGATCTGATACCAAACATCATGTGCAAACCTTTTATGCGTTAAAGCATTTTGATTTTAATCTGGTCAACAGTTTCAGTTATGAGCAACTTTTTCAAACTATGCGTGAATTGAAACTAAACTATCCGGATGCGGAACAAATGTTCAGAAGAATGGTATTTAATGTCATTGCCCGAAATTGCGACGACCATACCAAGAATTTTTCCTTTCTCTTAAAAAAGTCCGGGAAATGGAGCCTTGCACCCGCGTATGATATATGTCACGCCTATCGTCCCGGAAGTGATTGGGTGAGTCAACAAGCTTTGAGCATTAATGGAAAACGAAAAGATATTAATCGAAAAGATTTACTCCTGATAGGTGCATCCATCAAATGCAAACAGGCTGCAGCCATCATTGATGAAATTTGCGAAACCGTTATGCAATGGAAAAAATTCGCAAAAGAAGTGGACGTTCAACCCAAACTTCGCGATGAGATTTTTAGAACTCATTTAAGAATTTGA
- a CDS encoding DUF4145 domain-containing protein codes for MGTKLFGIMSKDGGLSLVPITCGHCSNLAHMRIVGVVIDYKNPKTEILDEYYGPGYEEGEKFEIYKCPKCKLINIRSHYWSGYEDDGIDEEILDSLTESYLKVIFPLPLNNIPLGLSDSILQLYVVAENVKKIDSGIYAITIRKLLEMVCKEHGAENGKLVEMLNDLVKKNVLPTKLYDIASGIRTFGNIGAHDDLITNNEIPLLNALVRAILEYLYTAPHLAKIAEDRLKEIKDNIQNS; via the coding sequence GTGGGAACTAAATTATTTGGAATTATGAGTAAAGACGGTGGTTTATCTTTGGTACCTATAACTTGTGGTCATTGCAGCAATCTTGCCCATATGAGGATTGTAGGAGTAGTTATTGACTATAAAAATCCTAAGACTGAAATCCTAGATGAGTACTATGGTCCAGGTTATGAGGAAGGTGAAAAATTTGAAATATATAAATGTCCAAAATGTAAATTAATCAATATCAGAAGTCATTATTGGTCAGGCTATGAAGATGATGGAATTGATGAAGAAATACTTGATTCTTTGACTGAATCTTACTTAAAAGTGATTTTCCCACTTCCTTTAAATAATATACCACTTGGACTAAGTGACAGTATTTTACAACTGTATGTAGTAGCAGAAAATGTAAAGAAAATTGATTCTGGGATTTATGCTATTACAATAAGGAAATTATTGGAGATGGTTTGCAAAGAGCATGGTGCAGAAAATGGAAAGTTAGTAGAGATGTTAAATGACCTTGTTAAAAAGAATGTTTTGCCAACTAAACTATATGATATAGCATCTGGAATTAGAACTTTTGGGAACATTGGAGCGCATGATGATTTGATAACAAATAATGAAATTCCTTTATTAAACGCTCTGGTTAGAGCGATATTAGAATATCTCTACACAGCTCCTCATCTTGCAAAAATTGCAGAAGATAGATTGAAGGAAATTAAGGACAATATTCAAAATTCATAA